The region CTATAATAAAGGTGGCGCTAAAGCTGTTTTAGTGTTGTCTGCTGATATTTCGGGAAGTGAAATACCGATGAGTAATAGCTATTTTTTTTCTGTGCGTGCGGCGGAGCGGATTACAAGTAAGCGTGTTAAGCGGGTGTCTCTGTGGCGGAATGGGGCGGTGTTGGTACATTTTAAAAATGGCAAAATTAATACGATTGATCCGTTAAATTTTCAGCGGGATTTTGTGGATTTTCGCCAGCGTCAGAGTCGCGAAATTTTGCTGAGTCGGATCACGCCTACTTTGTATGCTTGCAAGAGTGCTGCCTATGAAAAGGTTTACTCGGTCGTGATTGAGCCGGAGCGTTTACGGTGTAGCTGTAAGGATTGGGAAATTCAATTAGAGGAAGGATTGCAGCGTCCTTGTTGTAAGCATTGTTATGCGGTGCTGCGGGATTTGGGGTGCAGTAGTTTGCAGGATTATCTAAAGTTGCCTTTTTGATACTGAATATCTATTGGCATAAATCGATTTTTTTTAGGGTATTGGGCGATCGCCTGAGATTATTTTCGGGTCATAGGGAGCGATCGCCTTTTTATCTGACTCAACGAATCAAGAAATTGCCGATTTTGGTGCAAGATAGCTGAATGTTCTTTTATGTTGGAGCAGGTGGGCGATCGCCGCCCTGACAGTAGAAATATTGGGGCACAGTGAAGTATCTACGTCTAGATTTTTTGGGATTTAGCTTAATTGGACTGATTTTGGCCGTCTTGCTGAGTTATCAATGGTTTGTGGTGGAGGAAATTGATAGTTATGACTATCGTTTTACAGCCCAAAACCTTGGTGTAGTGGTGAATCGGGCTGACCCATTAAGTGTGCAAATTGGCCGATATTACCAAACTCAGCGGCAAATTCCAGTGGAAAATATGATCTATGTGGAATTTGAAACGAACCAAGAAAAATTATCCCGGGAAACATTTTCTGGATTACGGCGGCAGATTTACCGCCAAAGCTCTGGGCAAATTCAAGGCTATGCCCTAACTTGGGCGGCTCCCTATCGAGTGGATTGCATGTCTATTACCAGTGCGATCGCCTTCGGTTTTGACGAAAAATATTGC is a window of [Limnothrix rosea] IAM M-220 DNA encoding:
- a CDS encoding SWIM zinc finger family protein, whose product is MSNSYFFSVRAAERITSKRVKRVSLWRNGAVLVHFKNGKINTIDPLNFQRDFVDFRQRQSREILLSRITPTLYACKSAAYEKVYSVVIEPERLRCSCKDWEIQLEEGLQRPCCKHCYAVLRDLGCSSLQDYLKLPF